A section of the Harmonia axyridis chromosome 2, icHarAxyr1.1, whole genome shotgun sequence genome encodes:
- the LOC123672976 gene encoding bis(5'-adenosyl)-triphosphatase enpp4-like isoform X1: MIRAIILHCFFINLIHCISEHPILIVVSYDALRYNYFDTKRLPLTEKMREYGTYADYLINVFPTKTFPNHHSIATGLYVEKHGVIGNTYWEPKENKKIGMSYQLYHYNEDIVPIWRYNEANGRGRYSGSMMWPGASFPYQNKNITHIVDYNPQMDFNERIDKVISWIRDPEKPANLVMVYFEEPDNHGHAFGPNSNVFKDILVKMDNLTQYLEDQLKRYGLKDKVHVIHTSDHGMVPVAASNILNITKYLEPGTYQTTFNNPLMDIIPKEGYEDKIYNNLKAAADENENFKVYRKRDYLDRWHFKNNPRIAPIYVMAEVGYALDGLARKIPYYESTYNISVSDDWEFGVHGYDYTVSDMNPFFMVRGPNVKINHKVPPFHTVDLFHLFCLILKLPMVANDGREESVRDILIYSEDARRFAFSKGLLITVGGLLLSLILIICGALVTLLMIKRHQNITTTAALNKRFPQTFTQTVEAQHLLDPEEA; encoded by the exons ATGATAAGAGCAATAATTCTTCATTGTTTTTTCATCaatctaattcattgcatttccgAGCATCCTATTTTAATTGTGGTATCATATGATGCCTTACGATATAATTACTTCGATACCAAACGTCTACCTCTGACTGAGAAAATGAGAGAATATGGAACATATGCTGATTatttaataaatgtttttccTACCAAAACGTTTCCCAATCATCATTCTATAGCTACCGGTTTGTATGTTGAAAAACATGGGGTAATTGGCAATACATATTGGGaaccaaaagaaaataaaaagattggaATGAGCTACCAATTATATCATTATAATGAAGATATAGTTCCTATTTGG AGATACAATGAAGCAAATGGAAGGGGAAGGTACTCTGGCTCAATGATGTGGCCAGGTGCATCTTTTCCCTATCAAAATAAGAACATAACACACATTGTGGATTACAATCCACAAATGGATTTTAATGAAAGAATTGATAAG GTCATATCATGGATAAGAGATCCAGAAAAGCCTGCCAATTTAGTAATGGTATATTTCGAAGAACCGGATAACCATGGGCATGCCTTTGGACCAAATTCGAACGTGTTCAAGGACATTTTAGTTAAGATGGACAATCTAACACAGTACCTCGAG gATCAATTGAAACGATATGGCTTGAAAGATAAAGTGCACGTAATACACACAAGTGATCATGGTATGGTTCCAGTAGCAGCctctaatattttgaatatcacTAAATACTTGGAACCAGGAACTTATCAAACGACATTCAATAACCCCCTCATGGATATCATACCCAAAGAAG GTTATGAAGACAAAATTTACAATAACTTGAAAGCGGCTGCCGATGAAAACGAAAACTTCAAGGTCTATAGAAAGAGAGATTATCTCGATCGTTGGCACTTTAAGAATAACCCACGAATTGCTCCTATATATGTAATGGCAGAGGTTGGATATGCATTGGACGGTCTTGCTAGAAAAATCCCTTACTATGAATCAACCTACAATATATCAG tcAGTGATGATTGGGAATTTGGTGTTCACGGCTACGACTACACTGTCAGCGATATGAATCCATTCTTCATGGTCAGAGGACCTAATGTGAAGATAAACCATAAAGTTCCGCCTTTCCATACAGTTGATCTATTCCACCTTTTCTGTCTAATTCTTAAATTGCCGATGGTTGCCAATGATGGCAGAGAGGAAAGTGTAAGGGACATattaatatattcagaagatgCTAGAAGATTCGCATTCTCCAAAGGTTTGCTCATTACAG TTGGTGGACTACTTTTATCGCTTATCTTGATCATCTGTGGTGCCTTGGTGACACTTCTGATGATCAAACGCCACCAAAACATAACAACAACGGCAGCATTAAATAAACGTTTTCCCCAAACTTTTACTCAAACTGTGGAAGCTCAACACCTATTAGATCCCGAGGAAgcataa
- the LOC123672974 gene encoding nucleolar protein 6-like gives MGTERNDSESEPEESLKRSMPTDELESSTGRKKKKLDHPSIKELMELNEAKRSVKSFFRLQIQKLLEETEIKNKYRKQLTSWVNEFQKFENSDNIFSQTENSKFFKSLKKKLNKKLCCDHDFPITFVKPEVIDIFGLYKINAFPGPHIEANLHVTIPRKCLNVKDYLNNRYFIKKYYYLMYIAEYLQRNNMCSSIKYAYYNENILLPYLILTPINTDKITVKLFLVPEQNYFKNTRYSPEVNNVKTQLFEQDYGSIDDIGELPTTYYNVALAFDASLVENHVFMEKIFSSSQSIQEGIKLIVIWMNQRKLYTGSGGFSNDLAVYFIVYLVSRGHLNKSMTAQQVFRNFLYFIYTTDLTRTPLSICEEISEEVLQKYKAAFDIVLMDRMGYYNTAAFLNINTYLKMRNECKLALDNLDHSDSNSFTNLFLTKIPIHLQFDAFIDIKNENNYEFLLGKVSFQEKAKYLGNYKTLVIKNLLNYLNKGFNKRVMNIVPLMPSCNECDYKENFKKTGERILFGIQLNPDLAFEILEYGPVLNDPEEENFKEFWGDLSSNRRFRDGTAKIVVYFETNTMKAKRDIIQTITNYVMGEKLQLNHKFYYNELEEVLLNKKIETWYPFGTNEETSLRIIKLSDDLGQKIRSLSLKLGISGIGGISDVFCYTNVYPPLPTSYICGKKITTLKEHNIILKDKRLNACPKYVEPVECVIQLAHSSKWPGDLNKLQHMKTAFLIHISDLLKKQFDIVSTVTPPYLDILFGGIVFRYALHLSKEIALLKRDVDDNGSKVHNDNNSSLDMEKKFIVVPKIVGALKGIHAQFSSYGVSTCLAKRWIRAQLIDDFLFPDMVINLLNAHQYVHKYLYNPAVSPQEAFLRFLKFLVEAQWDWQPIVINFNNELSEERIFRLETDMEKNRGNYPDLFILTPYDDNSSFTATAPCKQVLIRLKVLATEFLNYFEKMIMEESLCDWKDLFIPNATGFDYVLNVKYLLNPRRHEALSNNEIDSQITYMEPKENQHMPVIKFDPIQILLKELRNTYGDHCVFFHDTYGGSYIGVLWKPDVPLESKEDIKRGFEIIGKNILKNNK, from the exons ATGGGGACCGAAAGAAAT GACAGCGAATCAGAACCTGAAGAAAGTTTAAAAAGATCCATGCCAACTGATGAATTGGAGAGCTCTACaggtcgaaaaaaaaagaagttggACCACCCTTCTATCAAGGAACTTATGGAATTGAATGAAGCAAAGAGATCAGTTAAATCCTTTTTTCGTTTACAAATTCAGAAACTTTTAGaagaaacagaaataaaaaataaatataggaAGCAATTGACATCTTGGgtgaatgaatttcaaaaatttgagaataGTGATAATATTTTTAGCCAAACAGAAAATTCCAAGTTTTTCAAATCTTTGAAAAAGAAGCTAAATAAGAAACTTTGTTGTGATCATGATTTTCCAATCACTTTTGTGAAGCCTGAAGTTATAGATATTTTTGGATTATACAAAATTAATGCTTTCCCAGGTCCACATATTGAAGCAAATCTTCATGTAACAATTCCTAGGAAGTGCCTAAATGTGAAGGATTACTTGAATAACAGAtacttcataaaaaaatattattacttGATGTATATTGCTGAATATTTACAGAGAAATAATATGTGCTCAAGtataaaatatgcatattataatgaaaatattctacTACCTTACTTGATTTTAACTCCAATTAATACAGACAAAATAACTGTGAAGTTATTTTTAGTTCCTGAACAAAATTACTTCAAAAATACCAGATATTCTCCAGAAGTGAATAATGTTAAAACACAACTTTTTGAACAAGATTATGGAAGTATAGATGATATAGGTGAACTTCCAACAACCTACTATAATGTAGCATTGGCTTTTGATGCTTCATTGGTTGAAAATCATGTTTTTATGGAGAAAATCTTTAGTAGTTCGCAAAGTATTCAAGAAGGAATCAAACTGATCGTCATTTGGATGAACCAAAGAAAATTATATACTGGATCAGGAGGCTTTTCAAACGATTTGGCAGTCTATTTTATAGTTTACTTAGTGTCTCGAGGACATCTCAACAAAAGTATGACAGCTCAACAGGTGTTTAGAAATTTtctgtattttatttatactaCTGACCTAACAAGAACACCTCTTAGTATTTGTGAAGAAATATCTGAAGAGGTCTTACAGAAATATAAAGCTGCCTTTGATATTGTACTGATGGATCGAATGGGGTACTATAATACAGCTGCTTTTCTAAATATCAACACATATCTAAAGATGAGGAATGAGTGTAAATTAGCATTAGATAATTTGGATCACTCCGATTCAAATTCTTTCACTAATTTGTTCTTAACAAAAATTCCTATACATCTCCAATTTGATGCCTTTATAGA tattaaaaatgaaaacaattatgAATTCTTATTGGGAAAAgttagttttcaagaaaaagctAAATATCTAGGTAATTATAAGACCTTGGTAATAAAAAATCTGTTGAATTACTTGAACAAAGGATTTAATAAAAGAGTAATGAATATTGTACCTCTTATGCCTAGTTGTAACGAGTGCgactataaagaaaatttcaaaaaaactggTGAAAGAATATTATTTGGCATACAACTCAATCCAGATTTggcatttgaaattttagaataTGGTCCAGTTTTAAATGATCCTGAAGAGGAGAATTTCAAGGAGTTTTGGGGAGATCTTTCTTCAAATAGAAG attTCGTGATGGAACAGCTAAAATTGTTGTATATTTCGAAACCAATACAATGAAAGCTAAAAGGGATATCATACAGACAATTACCAATTATGTAATGGGAGAAAAATTACAATTGAATCATAAATTTTACTATAATGAGTTAGAAGAAGttctattgaataaaaaaattgaaacatggtATCCGTTTGGTACAAATGAGGAAACTAGCTTGAGAATTATCAAACTGTCAGATGATTTGGGTCAAAAGATTAGATCTTTGAGTTTGAAACTAGGAATAAGTGGTATTGGAGGAATTTCAGATGTTTTCTG ttaCACCAATGTATACCCACCCTTACCAACTTCATATATatgtggaaaaaaaattactacaCTGAAAGAGCATAACATAATTTTAAAAGATAAGAGGCTTAATGCATGCCCCAAATATGTAGAACCTGTTGAGTGTGTCATTCAATTGg ctcACAGTTCTAAATGGCCTGGAGATTTAAATAAACTACAGCATATGAAAACAGCCTTCTTAATACATATTTCTgatcttttgaaaaaacaattcgaTATTGTTTCAACTGTAACTCCCCCATACCTTGATATTCTTTTTGGGGGCATTGTATTTCGATATGCCTTACATCTATCCAAAGAAATAGCTCTCCTGAAAAGAGATGTGGATGATAATGGTTCCAAGGTGCATAATGATAACAACTCTAGTCTTGATATGGAAAAGAAATTTATTGTGGTTCCAAAAATTGTTGGTGCATTGAAAGG GATCCATGCCCAATTTTCCAGTTATGGAGTGAGTACTTGTTTAGCCAAAAGGTGGATTAGAGCACAGTTAATAGACGACTTCCTTTTTCCTGACATGGTAATAAACTTATTGAATGCACATCAATATGtacataaatatttatataatccAGCTGTGTCCCCTCAAGAAGCATTCCTacggtttttgaaatttttagtagAAGCCCAATGGGACTGGCAACCTATCgtaatcaatttcaataatgaattatcAG AGGAAAGGATATTCAGGCTAGAAACTGACATGGAAAAAAATAGGGGAAACTATCCAGATTTGTTCATTTTAACCCCATACGATGATAATTCATCATTCACAGCAACAGCTCCATGTAAACAAGTACTTATTAGGCTCAAAGTTCTTGCTACTGAATTCTTAAATTATTTCGAGAAAATGATTATGGAAGAATCTCTTTGTGACTGGAAG GACTTATTTATACCAAATGCCACAGGATTTGACTATGTTTTGAATGTGAAATATCTTTTGAATCCAAGAAGACACGAGGCCTTatctaataatgaaattgattcacAAATAACTTACATGGAGCCTAAGGAGAATCAACATATGCCTGTTATAAAGTTTGATcctattcaaattttattaaaagAATTAAGG
- the LOC123672981 gene encoding EEF1A lysine methyltransferase 1 yields MSCNSDDDDIPQLSIETFAVLQEFYKEQEERELMRKNVDSDTNIQENWQLSQFWYDHETIEKLTSIILKSVGHQGKIALISCPSIYPMLASKIGENGEVEIYEYDRRFSIYGNNFKFYDYNKPLEVPENRTSYYDLVIADPPFLSEECLSKTADTIKCIARNKIILCTGAVMAPIAEKLLNLKKTDFEPRHKNNLANEFGCFTNFDINVM; encoded by the exons ATGAGTTGCAATTCTGATGATGACGATATTCCTCAGCTTTCTATTGAAACTTTTGCTGTTTTACAAGAGTTCTATAAGGAACAAGAGGAGAGAGAGTTAATGAGAAAAAATGTTGATTCTGACACAAACATTCAAGAGAATTGG CAACTTAGTCAATTTTGGTATGATCATGAAACTATTGAAAAGTTAACAAGTATAATCTTGAAATCTGTTGGACACCAGGGTAAAATCGCATTGATATCATGTCCTTCTATATATCCAATGCTTGCGtcaaaaattggagaaaatgGTGAAG TGGAAATATATGAATATGACAGAAGGTTTTCAATATATGGCAACAACTTTAAATTTTATGACTATAATAAGCCGTTAGAAGTTCCAGAAAACAGAACTTCATATTACGATTTGGTTATAGCAGATCCTCCATTTTTATCTGAAGAGTGCTTATCAAAAACAGCGGATACTATCAAATGTATAGCGAGAAACAAAATCATTTTATGTACAG GTGCTGTAATGGCCCCAATAGCTGAAAAACTTTTAAATCTGAAGAAAACCGATTTTGAACCTagacataaaaataatttagcTAATGAATTTGGTTGTTTTACAAACTTTGATATAAATGTTATGTGA
- the LOC123672976 gene encoding bis(5'-adenosyl)-triphosphatase enpp4-like isoform X2, giving the protein MIRAIILHCFFINLIHCISEHPILIVVSYDALRYNYFDTKRLPLTEKMREYGTYADYLINVFPTKTFPNHHSIATGLYVEKHGVIGNTYWEPKENKKIGMSYQLYHYNEDIVPIWRYNEANGRGRYSGSMMWPGASFPYQNKNITHIVDYNPQMDFNERIDKVISWIRDPEKPANLVMVYFEEPDNHGHAFGPNSNVFKDILVKMDNLTQYLEDQLKRYGLKDKVHVIHTSDHGMVPVAASNILNITKYLEPGTYQTTFNNPLMDIIPKEGYEDKIYNNLKAAADENENFKVYRKRDYLDRWHFKNNPRIAPIYVMAEVGYALDGLARKIPYYESTYNISVSDDWEFGVHGYDYTVSDMNPFFMVRGPNVKINHKVPPFHTVDLFHLFCLILKLPMVANDGREESVRDILIYSEDARRFAFSKGLLITGAPRSIHFHQIILVFNSYYPIWIFIYYFSNFLSFPL; this is encoded by the exons ATGATAAGAGCAATAATTCTTCATTGTTTTTTCATCaatctaattcattgcatttccgAGCATCCTATTTTAATTGTGGTATCATATGATGCCTTACGATATAATTACTTCGATACCAAACGTCTACCTCTGACTGAGAAAATGAGAGAATATGGAACATATGCTGATTatttaataaatgtttttccTACCAAAACGTTTCCCAATCATCATTCTATAGCTACCGGTTTGTATGTTGAAAAACATGGGGTAATTGGCAATACATATTGGGaaccaaaagaaaataaaaagattggaATGAGCTACCAATTATATCATTATAATGAAGATATAGTTCCTATTTGG AGATACAATGAAGCAAATGGAAGGGGAAGGTACTCTGGCTCAATGATGTGGCCAGGTGCATCTTTTCCCTATCAAAATAAGAACATAACACACATTGTGGATTACAATCCACAAATGGATTTTAATGAAAGAATTGATAAG GTCATATCATGGATAAGAGATCCAGAAAAGCCTGCCAATTTAGTAATGGTATATTTCGAAGAACCGGATAACCATGGGCATGCCTTTGGACCAAATTCGAACGTGTTCAAGGACATTTTAGTTAAGATGGACAATCTAACACAGTACCTCGAG gATCAATTGAAACGATATGGCTTGAAAGATAAAGTGCACGTAATACACACAAGTGATCATGGTATGGTTCCAGTAGCAGCctctaatattttgaatatcacTAAATACTTGGAACCAGGAACTTATCAAACGACATTCAATAACCCCCTCATGGATATCATACCCAAAGAAG GTTATGAAGACAAAATTTACAATAACTTGAAAGCGGCTGCCGATGAAAACGAAAACTTCAAGGTCTATAGAAAGAGAGATTATCTCGATCGTTGGCACTTTAAGAATAACCCACGAATTGCTCCTATATATGTAATGGCAGAGGTTGGATATGCATTGGACGGTCTTGCTAGAAAAATCCCTTACTATGAATCAACCTACAATATATCAG tcAGTGATGATTGGGAATTTGGTGTTCACGGCTACGACTACACTGTCAGCGATATGAATCCATTCTTCATGGTCAGAGGACCTAATGTGAAGATAAACCATAAAGTTCCGCCTTTCCATACAGTTGATCTATTCCACCTTTTCTGTCTAATTCTTAAATTGCCGATGGTTGCCAATGATGGCAGAGAGGAAAGTGTAAGGGACATattaatatattcagaagatgCTAGAAGATTCGCATTCTCCAAAGGTTTGCTCATTACAG GTGCACCCAGAAGTATTCATTTCCATCAAATAATATTGGTGTTTAATTCATATTACCCAATTTGGATATTCATCTACTACTTCAGTAATTTTTTGAGTTTTCCATTGTAA
- the LOC123672978 gene encoding mitochondrial cardiolipin hydrolase-like encodes MLELQKVLWLTLKIAALGVVPYKTWTYFYNVYREEEQSYQDKLLHKKRHDCVVMFSPGKGHTGWCETQETNLNINTIKWLYEPFLYFIDTAKESLDVAIMSINVDCIIKSLISASKKGVKVRVISDFFMNKKSYDYYKEMEKYGIQITFYVPKENFSYMHTKYIVKDFNIDGAGYLLTGSFNLTYGAFSNNYEDVVFTSQRQMVEDFQNNFSTIWGTFRDDNQQVFNRHILENAGFSLPS; translated from the coding sequence ATGTTAGAACTTCAAAAAGTATTGTGGTTGACGTTGAAAATCGCAGCTTTAGGAGTAGTTCCATATAAAACATGGACATATTTTTATAATGTATATAGAGAAGAAGAACAATCTTATCAAGACAAATTATTACATAAAAAAAGACATGATTGTGTGGTCATGTTTTCTCCAGGAAAAGGTCACACTGGTTGGTGTGAAACACAGGAAACCAATTTGAATATTAATACTATAAAATGGCTATATGAaccatttttgtattttatagATACAGCAAAAGAAAGTTTAGATGTTGCTATAATGAGTATAAATGTGGATTGTATAATAAAGTCTTTAATATCTGCAAGTAAAAAAGGTGTGAAGGTTAGAGTGATAtctgatttttttatgaataaaaaatcaTATGATTATTATAAAGAGATGGAGAAATATGGAATACAAATAACATTTTATGTTCCCAAAGAAAACTTCAGTTACATGCATACCAAATACATAGTTAAGGACTTCAATATTGATGGTGCTGGTTACCTGTTAACTGGTTCTTTTAATTTAACTTATGGAGCATTCAGTAATAATTATGAAGATGTTGTTTTTACAAGCCAAAGACAAATGGTAGAAGATTTccagaataatttttcaactATATGGGGCACTTTTAGAGATGATAATCAACAAGTATTTAATAGGCATATTCTTGAAAATGCAGGTTTTTCATTGCCTTCATAA